The Merismopedia glauca CCAP 1448/3 genome segment CCTGAAAAGAGCCGCCATTTATTTAACTGGAAACGAGCATAAAGTTTTCCAAAATACTATTACCAATCAATCAGCAGCAGGAGTAGTAGTAGCATCTTACCCCCGCAGTCGTGGCAACTTGATTCAAAATAATCGCTTTGCGAATTTGGGGGGATTGAGTATTGACTTAAATACTCAAGATAATGTAGGTGTTAGAGATTGGCAACAAGGAGATGGCCCAAATCCAGAACGTAATTCTCGCAATCGTCGATTAGATACCGGAAATGCCGCAATTAATACACCCCAATTCTTAGCTAGCGAATTCTACATATTAAATGGAAAAGTCAATCTAGATGGTGTCGCCGATCCAGGTTCAGTAATTGAAGTGTACCGCACCCAAGGCGATCGCAACGACTACAACCCGTTATTTAAGTTGTTAAAGATAGTCAGAACCAACGAACTGGGTAAATTCAGTTTAACCCTAGATAATCTATCGCCAGGAGAAAAAATAAGTGCAGTTGCGATCGATCCCCAATATGGTACATCAGAACCTGCTGCCGATGTAGTGGTGCGATCGCCCTGAAATATCCCGCGATAACCCATGTAGAGACGCGATATATTGCGTCTCTACCGCAACATCACGTTAATTTCCTATTCAAATCCGGCAATTTTTATATGAAATCCCTATTTAAATCTTCATTAACAGTAAACACCCAAAAATCACATCTCAATTTCCCTTCACCAACTCAGAATTTTTGGGCGACACTTGCTCAAAAGACATTCTCTAAGCGGACTCTCCCGTTGTGTAGTGTATTGCTGAGTACAAGTATTGGATTTGTCTTGCAGCTTGCTTTCTTACCTGAAAAAAGTTTGGCTGACAGTAGCGCCTGTGTTGGCGTATTTTCGACTAATAGTGGGGGTATTCTGGGATTTTTAAATACTCTCACCAATAGCTACACTACTATCCTTAATTTTAGTGGTACATCAACTAATATCAATGCAGCAGCAGTTCAACCAGGAACAGGCAAAGTCTACTTTGTTAACCGAAACAATGGGCAAATATCCTACTACGATACAAATACGAATACAACCACCACTTTAGCTACTGCCCTACCCAGTTCAGTAGCGAATGCAGCAGGTGGTTCGGCACTGTCCCTTGATACTAGTCGTCTTGTTGGCGCAACGTTTGACAATTCAGCTACGCCTAAGCTTTATCTATTTTACGGACGTGACGGAATATTAGTCGAAGTCAACCCATCAACAGGTGCGATCGTGGGTGGTGGGAGGAGCATTAGCAATTTACCTTTGGCGACTAGTGGTGGTATTACATCTACTAATGGCGATATTGGTGTCTCAACTTCCGGTCAACTATATCTAATTGGTCAACCTCAAGGTGGCACTGCTAAACTTCATCAACTTACAGTAACAAGCACTACAGCCTCTGTTGATACGGGTGTAACCATTAGTGGTTTAGGTACTAATTTAGCGAATGGATTAGCAATTAGCCCTATAGATGGTGCTGTCTATATTAGTGCTAGCAATGGTACTTATAGTCTAAATACTTCAGTATCACCACATACAGCAACCCTATTATCAAGCAATCTAGCCACGGATTTAGCCGCTTGTGGCACACCAACCCCCAATAAACCCACAATTAGCAAAGTCTTTAGCCCAACCACTGTAGTAGGACTTCCAGCTACTAGTACCCTGACCTTAACTCTAGGGAACAGCAACTTAGTAGCTATCTATTTGACCCAAGCCTTCACAGATACCTTACCGACGGGATTAGTTGTCGCTACTCCTAATAACTTAGGTGGTACTTGTAAGGATGTTTCTGGCAACACTGTTACCGCTACCGCAGGTAGTAGCTCAATATCTCTCAATAATGGTGCTAAACTTCCCGTGGGTGGTTGCACGATTTCTGTAGATGTTAAGGCAAGTAGTGCGGGTACTTATGTAAACACCATTGCAACTGGCTCTTTAAAAACCATAGCTGGAAATGATACAACTGGAGCTACTTCTACCCTTGTGGTCAATGCCGCACAACTTGACTACGGCGATGCCCCCGATACACTTGCCGGAACAGGTACAGGTAATTACCAAACCACCTCTGGTGATACTGGACCTAGCCACACAATAGTTAGTGGTATTCAGCTAGGAGCTAACATTGACGCAGATAACGGCAGCCTTGAGAACGTTAATGCTGATGCTGACGATACTAACAGCACCCCCAATGACGAAGATGGGGTACAACTGGGGGGTAGTACCTTACAAAACCAAACCCTGACTAAAGGAGCTAATGCTACCCTAGACATTACCACTCAAGGTAGTGGGAAACTCAATGCCTGGATTGATTGGAACCGAGATGGAGACTTTGTAGATGCAGGGGAACAAATTGCTACCGATGCCTCTCCTACCAGTAATGCCATCTCTTTACCTATTACTGTTCCAACTACAGCGACTACAGGCACTACTTACGCTCGCTTCCGCTACAGCAGCCAAACCGGACTAACCTCCGTTGGTGCGGCATCCGATGGGGAAGTAGAAGATTACAAACTAAATATTACTCCGGCTGCTTCTGGCCCTCCTTTTTCCTGCGATGCTACCTTTTATCAGGTGCGTACTGGCGGAAGCAATTCAGTCCTGAACACTATTGACCGAACAATTTATCCTTGGCAAATAAACTCTTTATCTGTCACATTTCCGTCTCAAGTTCGAGCATTGGCATACAACTCCACCGATAACTTCCTTTATGCTATCCCTGTCTCTAGTAGTGAGTTAATCCAAATTGATAAAAATGGTGCTACCCAGAGTTCAACCATCACTGGGTTTGCTGCCAATACCAACGTCAGTGCCTTCACCATCGATACCAGTGGCAATGGTTATGCTTGGGATACACAAAATGCTCAATTGTACAAAATCAATCTGACCACATTCGTTGCCACCACAGTTGGTACTGCCAGTACCTTTGCCAATCATGATATCGGCGATGTGGCTTTTAACCCAGTCGATAATCAACTATATGGGGTGAATAATGCTAATATCACTGGTAAACCTCGATTAGTCAAAATCGATCCCACTACTGGTACAAGAACAGATATTGGCTCCCTCGGAGTTACTAACGGTGCATTCGGCTCAGTATTTTTTGATGGGAACGGTACTTTCTATGGATATAACAATAACGGTGATTTCTATCAGATCGATCTGACCACAGGTGCAGCCACGTTTACGAGTACAGCGCCTTCAATAGCTGGTTCCGATGGGGCATCTTGTGTCAGTCCTTATGCCAGCCCGTTCTTTGTTACCGTTAGTGGTACTGTGTTTAACGATGCCGATAGCAGTAAGATTCAAGATGGTAGCGAAACAGGCACTAATGCTGGTGGACTGAATGCAATTCTAGTTAATAGCAATAATAAAGTCGTTGCTACAGCTACTGTTGATGCCAATGGTATTTATACCTTTGACAATAATGTGCCCACCAATGGTACATACACAGTTCTAATTACCACGGCGACGGCTGCACCTGGGGATGACCCACCAACTATTACCCTTCCTACTAACTGGGTTAGCACAGGTGAAAACTTCAAAGGAACGGCAGATGCTACTGTTGATAGCAAAGTTAGCTTTGGGGTAGGTATCACTAACATCACAGGGGCAAACTTAGGAATTAAACAATTGACTCCTAAATTACTGCTGTTGAAGCGAATTACTGCTATTAATGACAATACGACTAGTAATCCCAATGACAATACTCTATTAAACCAATTTGTCGATGGTGGTACTAATAGCGATGATGACAATAATCCTAATTGGCCCACTCCAGTAAATACTTACCTCCCAGGTGCCATTAACGCTGGTTTAGTTAAACCGACAGATGAAGTAGAGTACACTATCTACTTTTTAAATACTAATGCCACTTCTAAAAATGTCAAAATATGTGATATAGTGCCTGATGGTCAAACATTTGTAGAAAAGGCTTATAATACTGCGATTCCACATCCTCTAGATACGAGTAATGGTGCATTACCTGCCGATACCGGTATTGCTTTAGGTTTTAGCAGTACAGCTTTGCCAACTACACCAAGCGTATACTTGACTAATATCAAAGATACAGCCACAGGAGATAGAGGACAGTTCTACCCAGCCGGAGATCCTAATACTCCAGCTATGTGCAAGAAGTTTGATAGTTCTGGTAACGTAACTGCTACAGGTGCAACAGCCAATACCTCTGGCGCAGTTGTCGTAGAAATAGTCAAAGGTAGCGATACCATTCCTTCTGCGACTGGTTCAGGGACTCCTAGCAACTCCTACGGCTTCATCCGCTTCCGTGCTAAGGTTAATTAACAATTTAGAAACTGGTAGATTTATGGCGGGCAAGATGCCCGCCCCACAATGATTTAAGATCTGATTAACAGAAGTAGGGGCGCAACGCGTTGCGCCCCTACAGAGGATTAAAATGTAGCAATAATTTAGTGATTTGGTATAACTTTTGACTTCATTTACTCCAACCTCGCCGCCAATCAAAGAATAGATCTAAGCCTTCTGCTAGCCATTTCTTGCGGCTGAGATTTTTTTCTTGCCAAATTTGCCCCAACCTAGAGAAAAGCTCGGTATAACTGGGATAAATGCTGGTGAAGTTAGATAACTCTTGAATTTTAACTTTATGTTGCATCGATAGGGCGATCGCCTCAATTAATTCTATGGCTCCTGCGCCCAATATTTGCGCCCCGATTATTTCTCCGTTAGGGCGCAGGATTATTTGACACATTCCAGTCAAATTACCAGAAATTTGGGCGATGCTGAGATGCTTGAAATACTCGCGCAAAACGAAAACCTTTTGCCCGTAAATACTTTTGGCTTGGGCTTCGGTTAAGCCAATTCGGGCTAGAGGTGGTTGACTGAAGACAACGGTGGGAATTTGATGGTAATTAATGGTAGATCTGGGAAAAAAGAGGGCATTTTGCAGGGCTATTTGACCTTCTTTGGCGGCTATTGACTGTTGATGGGAACTACAAGCGTAAATTTTGGGGTTAGTTGTTTGCAACTTCCGATTAACTTTAATCCCGCGTCGATCCAATTCCACTCCGACACCCTCTAAATTGAGGTTGGCTACTTGGGGATATTGTTTCACCGCCAAAAAAATTTCATCAGTTTCAATCGCCTGATTCCCAGCTTGTACCCATTTAGTCTCATCAATCTGCTTGACTAACTCGACTGGTGCTTGAGTGATAACTCGTATTCCTTGAGCTTCTAGTTGTGCTTGCAAGAGAGTAGCTATTTCTACATCTTCATGAGGAAGTATGCGATCGCCTTTTACTACCAAAGTCACCCTAGCACCCAACTGATTCAGGATTTGAGCAAATTCTACCCCAGTCGCATTCCCGCCAATGACTACCCATCTTTGCTGTGGGGCTAAGAAAAAGATTTTTTCTCCCAGATTTTCGGAATTATAAACATATGTCTGCTCAATTCCGGCAATTTCTGGATATATAGTCTGATTTGCAGTCATAACTAGATAAGATCGTCCTCGGAGATAGCGATTTTTCACCGAGAAAGCTAGATGTGGAAGCCGACAAAATTCTCCCTTTTCCTGAATCACGTCGATTCCCAAAGTTGCTAAAACCGCAAGAGAATCCAATTCATCTAGATTGGCTACAGCAGTTTTGAGCCAACGAGAACTTACTTCAGGAGCGATCGCTTGCGTAATCGCTCCTGAAACCTGGATAATTTCCTGATAAATTGCCGCCATCCCCAGCCAATGCCGATCTGGTGGATTTATTTCAACCAAAGCAACACGAGCCTTCAAACCAGCCGCTTTCAGGGCGATTTGACGACCTAACCAAGTGCTACTAATAATTACTAAATCGTATGCAACAGCCACTATAGTGCTTGAGGAATAGGGAGTCGGGAGTCGGGAGTTGGGAAGAAGGGGATTTATGAGGGTGGCTATCGCCTGAAAAAGCTTTATTTTCGGCTCAGTTGAGTTAACTTAAGATATCTGTCAGAGCATTCACCAAGGTTTGATTTTCGGCTGGAGAGCGAATAGCGACGCGAAAATAGCGATCGCCCAATTCAGGAAAACTCAAACAGTCGCGAATCAAGATTTTATGGCGTTTCAGGAGCCTTTGTTGCATTTTGGAGACAGATTCTTCAGCTTTGACTAATAAAAAGTTAGCTGCACTTCTATATGGAGCTAATCCAGGTATTTGGCACATATTTTCAAATAATTTGGCCCTAGCTGGCGCTAGCCACTGCCAAGTTTGTTTTTGAAACTCAACATCATTAATTGCAGCTTGGGCAGCTACTACAGCTAAACTATTCACAGGCCAAGGATCGCGCCAATGTTGCCATCGACGGAGACGATCTGGATGTCCCACTGCGTATCCGCACCGCAATCCTGGCAAACTATAGAACTTAGTGAGCGATCGCAAT includes the following:
- a CDS encoding beta strand repeat-containing protein; translated protein: MKSLFKSSLTVNTQKSHLNFPSPTQNFWATLAQKTFSKRTLPLCSVLLSTSIGFVLQLAFLPEKSLADSSACVGVFSTNSGGILGFLNTLTNSYTTILNFSGTSTNINAAAVQPGTGKVYFVNRNNGQISYYDTNTNTTTTLATALPSSVANAAGGSALSLDTSRLVGATFDNSATPKLYLFYGRDGILVEVNPSTGAIVGGGRSISNLPLATSGGITSTNGDIGVSTSGQLYLIGQPQGGTAKLHQLTVTSTTASVDTGVTISGLGTNLANGLAISPIDGAVYISASNGTYSLNTSVSPHTATLLSSNLATDLAACGTPTPNKPTISKVFSPTTVVGLPATSTLTLTLGNSNLVAIYLTQAFTDTLPTGLVVATPNNLGGTCKDVSGNTVTATAGSSSISLNNGAKLPVGGCTISVDVKASSAGTYVNTIATGSLKTIAGNDTTGATSTLVVNAAQLDYGDAPDTLAGTGTGNYQTTSGDTGPSHTIVSGIQLGANIDADNGSLENVNADADDTNSTPNDEDGVQLGGSTLQNQTLTKGANATLDITTQGSGKLNAWIDWNRDGDFVDAGEQIATDASPTSNAISLPITVPTTATTGTTYARFRYSSQTGLTSVGAASDGEVEDYKLNITPAASGPPFSCDATFYQVRTGGSNSVLNTIDRTIYPWQINSLSVTFPSQVRALAYNSTDNFLYAIPVSSSELIQIDKNGATQSSTITGFAANTNVSAFTIDTSGNGYAWDTQNAQLYKINLTTFVATTVGTASTFANHDIGDVAFNPVDNQLYGVNNANITGKPRLVKIDPTTGTRTDIGSLGVTNGAFGSVFFDGNGTFYGYNNNGDFYQIDLTTGAATFTSTAPSIAGSDGASCVSPYASPFFVTVSGTVFNDADSSKIQDGSETGTNAGGLNAILVNSNNKVVATATVDANGIYTFDNNVPTNGTYTVLITTATAAPGDDPPTITLPTNWVSTGENFKGTADATVDSKVSFGVGITNITGANLGIKQLTPKLLLLKRITAINDNTTSNPNDNTLLNQFVDGGTNSDDDNNPNWPTPVNTYLPGAINAGLVKPTDEVEYTIYFLNTNATSKNVKICDIVPDGQTFVEKAYNTAIPHPLDTSNGALPADTGIALGFSSTALPTTPSVYLTNIKDTATGDRGQFYPAGDPNTPAMCKKFDSSGNVTATGATANTSGAVVVEIVKGSDTIPSATGSGTPSNSYGFIRFRAKVN
- a CDS encoding FAD-dependent oxidoreductase, which translates into the protein MAVAYDLVIISSTWLGRQIALKAAGLKARVALVEINPPDRHWLGMAAIYQEIIQVSGAITQAIAPEVSSRWLKTAVANLDELDSLAVLATLGIDVIQEKGEFCRLPHLAFSVKNRYLRGRSYLVMTANQTIYPEIAGIEQTYVYNSENLGEKIFFLAPQQRWVVIGGNATGVEFAQILNQLGARVTLVVKGDRILPHEDVEIATLLQAQLEAQGIRVITQAPVELVKQIDETKWVQAGNQAIETDEIFLAVKQYPQVANLNLEGVGVELDRRGIKVNRKLQTTNPKIYACSSHQQSIAAKEGQIALQNALFFPRSTINYHQIPTVVFSQPPLARIGLTEAQAKSIYGQKVFVLREYFKHLSIAQISGNLTGMCQIILRPNGEIIGAQILGAGAIELIEAIALSMQHKVKIQELSNFTSIYPSYTELFSRLGQIWQEKNLSRKKWLAEGLDLFFDWRRGWSK